In Glandiceps talaboti chromosome 14, keGlaTala1.1, whole genome shotgun sequence, a single genomic region encodes these proteins:
- the LOC144445363 gene encoding uncharacterized protein LOC144445363 has translation MLNVSQLKRTLGLCKPLVEKWKPSIISPIAPKPVVFAQVFSRYLCISTQRHGIVKSKFPDLQIPSDVSLPQYLLSKFEKYGDKIAMVDTDSNHSYTYRQLKDFVLRCGSGLVKSGFKQGDVCAFYQPNSPDYFITSYSVASIGGVLGPINPTFTVDEFSYQLDHTDAQWIITVPSGVDTAKEAAERVGNIKGIYVVGDEHVDGCIPFSTFMKDDGSAFPTDIEINPKEDVVFLPYSSGTTGLPKGVMLTHHNIISNIEQQTKPESIRIDSDNNVTLALLPFAHVGGFVFAMTRSLLEGYKIIIPPLLLPGLEVVLRHLEEHKVTTVGKPSPYILHLANDPNVDKYDLSSLKHIVVGGAPVSFETIESAKRRLSSHNKELIIQQGYGLTESTTLVTMCSFHDGCPPGSCGLLLPNTEAKVVDLETGEILGAGEDGELCFRGPQIMKGYLKNEKATNETLVDGWLHTGDIGHYDETGHFFVVDRLKEVIKYMSVQVAPAQLEAVLLTNPDIRDAAVIGIPDEDAGEVPKAFIVPKSDKLTPDDVIKFVEERVAPYKKLRGGVEFTDEIPKSATGKILRRFFKAKEMERINQK, from the exons ATGTTGAATGTAAGTCAGCTCAAACGTACACTGGGGTTGTGTAAACCACTTGTAGAGAAATGGAAGCCATCCATCATTTCACCAATCGCACCAAAACCCGTCGTCTTTGCACAAGTATTCAGCAGGTATCTATGTATTTCAACACAGAGACATG GTATTGTTAAAAGCAAGTTTCCTGATTTGCAAATACCATCTGATGTATCCCTACCTCAGTACCTGTTATCGAAGTTTGAAAAATATGGAGATAAAATCGCTATG GTTGATACAGATTCAAATCATAGCTACACCTACAGACAGTTGAAAGATTTCGTTCTTAGATGTGGCAGTGGTTTGGTCAAATCTGGTTTCAAACAAGGAGATGTCTGTGCATTTTACCAACCCAACTCACCTGATTATTTTATAACGTCATATTCCGTGGCTTCAATTGGTGGCGTCCTTGGTCCAATAAATCCAACCTTTACAGTTG ATGAGTTCTCTTACCAACTGGATCACACTGATGCTCAGTGGATAATAACAGTGCCCTCTGGTGTTGACACGGCTAAAGAAGCAGCCGAACGAGTTGGGAACATAAAG GGTATATATGTGGTTGGTGATGAGCATGTTGATGGATGTATACCATTCAGTACTTTTATGAAAGATGATGGTTCTGCATTTCCTACTGATATTGAAATCAATCCTAAGGAAGATGTGGTCTTCTTACCATACTCTAGTGGTACTACTGGACTTCCTAAAGGAGTTATGCTTACTCATCATAATATAATATCGAACATAGAGCAACAAAC GAAACCTGAAAGTATACGAATAGATAGTGACAATAACGTAACCTTAGCTTTGCTGCCTTTTGCTCATGTCGGAGGATTTGTGTTTGCAATGACACGTTCACTGCTTGAgggatataaaattataatccCACCCTTGTTACTACCAGGATTAGAAGTTGTTCTAAGACATTTGGAAGAACACAag GTTACCACTGTGGGGAAACCTTCTCCATATATACTGCATCTTGCTAATGACCCAAACGTTGACAAGTATGATTTGTCTTCATTGAAACATATTGTTGTTGGAGGAGCGCCTGTTAGTTTTGAGACAATTGAGAGTGCTAAGAGAAGACTTTCTTCACATAACAAAGAACTGATCATACAACAAG GTTACGGACTCACTGAGTCAACAACTCTAGTCACgatgtgttcatttcatgatgGATGTCCACCAGGGTCATGTGGATTATTATTACCCAATACAGAAGCAAAG GTCGTTGACCTTGAGACAGGAGAAATATTGGGTGCTGGTGAAGATGGTGAGCTATGCTTCCGAGGACCTCAGATCATGAAAGGTTatctgaaaaatgaaaaagcaaCAAATGAGACATTAGTTGATGGCTGGTTACACACAG GAGATATTGGTCATTATGATGAAACAGGACATTTCTTTGTAGTTGACCGACTTAAGGAAGTAATCAAGTACATGAGTGTGCAG GTTGCTCCAGCACAATTAGAAGCTGTATTACTAACCAATCCAGATATTCGAGATGCTGCTGTGATTGGTATACCTGATGAAGATGCAGGAGAAGTTCCCAAGGCATTTATTGTCCCTAAATCTGACAAACTGACACCAGACGATGTTATCAAGTTTGTTGAAG AAAGAGTTGCTCCATACAAAAAACTCAGGGGTGGTGTTGAGTTTACAGACGAAATTCCTAAATCCGCTACTGGAAAAATTTTGAGACGGTTCTTCAAAGCTAAAGAAATGGAAAGAATCAACCAAAAATGA